Proteins co-encoded in one Neofelis nebulosa isolate mNeoNeb1 chromosome 2, mNeoNeb1.pri, whole genome shotgun sequence genomic window:
- the ADORA3 gene encoding adenosine receptor A3, with amino-acid sequence MAVNSTALLLANVTYITVEILIGLCAIVGNVLVIWVVKLNPSLQTTTFYFIVSLALADIAVGVLVMPLAIVISLGITIHFYNCLFMTCLLLIFTHASIMSLLAIAVDRYLRVKLTVRYRRITTQRRIWLALGLCWLVSFLVGLTPMFGWNMKLTSEYYRNVTSLSCQFRSVMTMDYMVYFSFFTWILIPLVIMCAIYLDIFYVIRNKLNQSFSSSKETGTFYGREFKTAKSLFLVLFLFALSWLPLSIINCITYFHGEVPQIILYLGILLSHANSMMNPIVYAYKIKKFKETYVLIFKTCMICQSSDSLDPSTDQTSE; translated from the exons ATGGCTGTCAACAGCACTGCCCTGTTGTTGGCCAACGTGACCTACATCACTGTGGAGAttctcatcgggctctgtgccataGTGGGCAATGTGCTGGTCATCTGGGTGGTCAAGCTGAACCCCAGCCTGCAGACCACCACCTTCTATTTCATTGTCTCCCTGGCCCTGGCTGACATTGCTGTTGGGGTGCTGGTCATGCCTTTGGCCATTGTCATCAGCCTGGGTATCACAATCCACTTTTATAACTGCCTCTTCATGACCTGCCTACTGCTGATCTTCACCCATGCCTCCATCATGTCCTTGCTAGCCATTGCTGTGGACCGATACCTGCGGGTCAAGCTCACAGTCAG ATACAGGAGGATCACCACTCAAAGAAGAATATGGTTGGCCCTGGGCCTTTGCTGGCTGGTGTCATTCCTGGTGGGACTGACCCCCATGTTTGGCTGGAACATGAAACTGACCTCCGAGTACTACAGAAATGTCACCTCCCTTTCATGCCAGTTCCGTTCTGTCATGACGATGGACTACATGGTCTACTTCAGCTTCTTCACGTGGATTTTAATCCCCCTGGTTATTATGTGTGCCATCTATCTTGACATATTCTATGTCATCCGGAACAAACTCAATCAGAGCTTCTCGAGCTCCAAAGAGACAGGCACGTTTTACGGACGGGAGTTCAAGACGGCCAAGTCTCTGTTTCTGGTTCTCTTCCTGTTTGCTTTGTCCTGGCTGCCTTTATCCATCATCAACTGTATCACCTACTTCCATGGTGAGGTGCCGCAAATTATACTTTACTTGGGAATTTTGCTCTCCCATGCTAACTCCATGATGAACCCTATTGTCTATGCTTACAAAATAAAGAAGTTCAAGGAAACCTACGTTTTGATCTTCAAAACCTGTATGATCTGCCAGTCCTCTGATTCCTTGGACCCAAGCACCGATCAGACTTCTGAGTAG
- the LOC131490882 gene encoding transmembrane domain-containing protein TMIGD3-like: MFKRTVVCVCVCVHACHALRDTGSQLIITLSCLTKEDTGWYPCGIQWDFARDDLDFTELVVTDDRGGLASDFWSGKDLSGDRNRSCRASNVAHKANPSRMSILIICILITGLGIISIISHLSKRRRSQRNRRGKWPLGVGIKENERAKEKLSHE; encoded by the exons ATGTTTAAAAGGaccgtggtgtgtgtgtgtgtgtgtgtgcatgcgtgtcaTGCCCTGAGGGACACAGGAAGCCAGCTCATCATCACTCTGTCCTGCCTGACCAAGGAGGATACAGGCTGGTACCCGTGTGGCATCCAGTGGGACTTTGCCAGGGACGACTTGGATTTTACAGAGCTGGTTGTGACTGACGACAGAGGAGGCCTCGCCAGTGATTTTTGGTCTGGGAAAG ACCTATCAGGCGACAGGAACCGGAGCTGCAGGGCTTCCAATGTGGCTCACAAGGCCAATCCCTCCA GGATGTCCATTCTCATAATCTGCATACTGATCACAGGCTTGGGGATAATCTCTATAATTAGTCACTTGTCCAAAAGGCGGAGAAGCCAGAGGAATAGAAGGGGTAAGTGGCCATTGGGGGTGGGgattaaggaaaatgaaagggcCAAGGAAAAACTTTCACACGAGTGA